One window from the genome of Kryptolebias marmoratus isolate JLee-2015 linkage group LG1, ASM164957v2, whole genome shotgun sequence encodes:
- the rnf165b gene encoding E3 ubiquitin-protein ligase RNF165 isoform X4, whose amino-acid sequence MVLVHVGYLVLPVFGSVRNRGSHFNRQQQQHSHATSCRHFQLGPQAPLPMDFPMPHPGQPQSGINPHLVPAGHQHGPPLPAPPTPPPFQDIPAPPFLPQALHQQYLLQQQILEAQHRHILPPSRRTPERVPHQPHRLRPGYEFGPPLHVPPQPVVQQPRYLAEGTDWDLSVDAGLPPHQYHIHPLPQHYQHYLTSPRMHHFPRNNASTQVVVHEIRNYPYPQLHLLALQSLNPSRHASAVRESYEELLQLEDRLGSVNRGAVQAIIERFTFPHKYKKRIPQDLKMCLDDEELDTDEKCTICLSMLEDGEDVRRLPCMHLFHQACVDQWLATSRKCPICRVDIETQLTPES is encoded by the exons ATGGTGTTAGTGCATGTAGGATATCTGGTTCTTCCCGTGTTCGGCTCAGTAAGAAACAGAG GATCCCACTTTAaccggcagcagcagcagcacagccaTGCTACCTCCTGCCGGCACTTCCAGTTAGGTCCTCAGGCCCCGCTGCCCATGGACTTCCCAATGCCCCACCCAGGGCAGCCACAGTCAGGCATTAACCCCCACCTGGTCCCCGCGGGCCACCAGCACGGCCCCCCGCTCCCCgcgccccccaccccccccccc TTCCAGGACATCCCCGCCCCTCCCTTCCTACCTCAGGCATTACACCAGCAatacctcctccagcagcagatcCTCGAGGCCCAGCACCGACACATCCTGCCGCCCTCCAG ACGCACCCCAGAGAGAGTTCCTCACCAGCCCCACAGACTGAGACCCGGCTACGAGTTTGGGCCCCCGCTTCACGTCCCCCCTCAGCCTGTGGTGCAGCAGCCTCGCTACCTGGCTGAGGGCACCGACTG GGATCTCAGTGTGGATGCCGGGCTGCCCCCTCACCAGTATCACATCCACCCGCTGCCGCAGCACTATCAGCACTACTTGACCTCCCCGAGGATGCACCACTTCCCCAGAAACAATGCCTCAACGCAAGTG GTCGTCCATGAGATCAGAAACTACCCGTATCCCCAGCTGCACTTGCTGGCTCTGCAAAGTCTCAACCCTTCCCGCCACGCCTCTGCTGTCAGAGAGAGCTACGAG gAGCTTCTGCAGCTGGAGGATAGACTGGGCAGCGTGAACCGTGGAGCGGTCCAAGCCATCATTGAGAGATTCACCTTCCCCCACAAGTACAAGAAG AGAATACCCCAGGACCTGAAGATGTGTCTGGACGACGAGGAGCTGGACACAGATGAGAAGTGCACCATTTGTCTGTCCATGCTGGAAGACGGAGAGGATGTCag GAGATTACCCTGCATGCACCTCTTCCACCAGGCGTGCGTGGATCAGTGGCTGGCCACTAGCAGGAAGTGTCCCATCTGCAGAGTGGACATTGAGACCCAGCTGACCCCGGAGAGTTGA
- the rnf165b gene encoding E3 ubiquitin-protein ligase RNF165 isoform X3, producing MVLVHVGYLVLPVFGSVRNRGSHFNRQQQQHSHATSCRHFQLGPQAPLPMDFPMPHPGQPQSGINPHLVPAGHQHGPPLPAPPTPPPFQDIPAPPFLPQALHQQYLLQQQILEAQHRHILPPSSRRTPERVPHQPHRLRPGYEFGPPLHVPPQPVVQQPRYLAEGTDWDLSVDAGLPPHQYHIHPLPQHYQHYLTSPRMHHFPRNNASTQVVVHEIRNYPYPQLHLLALQSLNPSRHASAVRESYEELLQLEDRLGSVNRGAVQAIIERFTFPHKYKKRIPQDLKMCLDDEELDTDEKCTICLSMLEDGEDVRRLPCMHLFHQACVDQWLATSRKCPICRVDIETQLTPES from the exons ATGGTGTTAGTGCATGTAGGATATCTGGTTCTTCCCGTGTTCGGCTCAGTAAGAAACAGAG GATCCCACTTTAaccggcagcagcagcagcacagccaTGCTACCTCCTGCCGGCACTTCCAGTTAGGTCCTCAGGCCCCGCTGCCCATGGACTTCCCAATGCCCCACCCAGGGCAGCCACAGTCAGGCATTAACCCCCACCTGGTCCCCGCGGGCCACCAGCACGGCCCCCCGCTCCCCgcgccccccaccccccccccc TTCCAGGACATCCCCGCCCCTCCCTTCCTACCTCAGGCATTACACCAGCAatacctcctccagcagcagatcCTCGAGGCCCAGCACCGACACATCCTGCCGCCCTCCAG TAGACGCACCCCAGAGAGAGTTCCTCACCAGCCCCACAGACTGAGACCCGGCTACGAGTTTGGGCCCCCGCTTCACGTCCCCCCTCAGCCTGTGGTGCAGCAGCCTCGCTACCTGGCTGAGGGCACCGACTG GGATCTCAGTGTGGATGCCGGGCTGCCCCCTCACCAGTATCACATCCACCCGCTGCCGCAGCACTATCAGCACTACTTGACCTCCCCGAGGATGCACCACTTCCCCAGAAACAATGCCTCAACGCAAGTG GTCGTCCATGAGATCAGAAACTACCCGTATCCCCAGCTGCACTTGCTGGCTCTGCAAAGTCTCAACCCTTCCCGCCACGCCTCTGCTGTCAGAGAGAGCTACGAG gAGCTTCTGCAGCTGGAGGATAGACTGGGCAGCGTGAACCGTGGAGCGGTCCAAGCCATCATTGAGAGATTCACCTTCCCCCACAAGTACAAGAAG AGAATACCCCAGGACCTGAAGATGTGTCTGGACGACGAGGAGCTGGACACAGATGAGAAGTGCACCATTTGTCTGTCCATGCTGGAAGACGGAGAGGATGTCag GAGATTACCCTGCATGCACCTCTTCCACCAGGCGTGCGTGGATCAGTGGCTGGCCACTAGCAGGAAGTGTCCCATCTGCAGAGTGGACATTGAGACCCAGCTGACCCCGGAGAGTTGA
- the rnf165b gene encoding E3 ubiquitin-protein ligase RNF165 isoform X2 → MVLVHVGYLVLPVFGSVRNRGSHFNRQQQQHSHATSCRHFQLGPQAPLPMDFPMPHPGQPQSGINPHLVPAGHQHGPPLHAPLNPLPAPQFQDIPAPPFLPQALHQQYLLQQQILEAQHRHILPPSRRTPERVPHQPHRLRPGYEFGPPLHVPPQPVVQQPRYLAEGTDWDLSVDAGLPPHQYHIHPLPQHYQHYLTSPRMHHFPRNNASTQVVVHEIRNYPYPQLHLLALQSLNPSRHASAVRESYEELLQLEDRLGSVNRGAVQAIIERFTFPHKYKKRIPQDLKMCLDDEELDTDEKCTICLSMLEDGEDVRRLPCMHLFHQACVDQWLATSRKCPICRVDIETQLTPES, encoded by the exons ATGGTGTTAGTGCATGTAGGATATCTGGTTCTTCCCGTGTTCGGCTCAGTAAGAAACAGAG GATCCCACTTTAaccggcagcagcagcagcacagccaTGCTACCTCCTGCCGGCACTTCCAGTTAGGTCCTCAGGCCCCGCTGCCCATGGACTTCCCAATGCCCCACCCAGGGCAGCCACAGTCAGGCATTAACCCCCACCTGGTCCCCGCGGGCCACCAGCACGGCCCCCCGCT NCACGCGCCCCTCAACCCCCTGCCCGCCCCCCAGTTCCAGGACATCCCCGCCCCTCCCTTCCTACCTCAGGCATTACACCAGCAatacctcctccagcagcagatcCTCGAGGCCCAGCACCGACACATCCTGCCGCCCTCCAG ACGCACCCCAGAGAGAGTTCCTCACCAGCCCCACAGACTGAGACCCGGCTACGAGTTTGGGCCCCCGCTTCACGTCCCCCCTCAGCCTGTGGTGCAGCAGCCTCGCTACCTGGCTGAGGGCACCGACTG GGATCTCAGTGTGGATGCCGGGCTGCCCCCTCACCAGTATCACATCCACCCGCTGCCGCAGCACTATCAGCACTACTTGACCTCCCCGAGGATGCACCACTTCCCCAGAAACAATGCCTCAACGCAAGTG GTCGTCCATGAGATCAGAAACTACCCGTATCCCCAGCTGCACTTGCTGGCTCTGCAAAGTCTCAACCCTTCCCGCCACGCCTCTGCTGTCAGAGAGAGCTACGAG gAGCTTCTGCAGCTGGAGGATAGACTGGGCAGCGTGAACCGTGGAGCGGTCCAAGCCATCATTGAGAGATTCACCTTCCCCCACAAGTACAAGAAG AGAATACCCCAGGACCTGAAGATGTGTCTGGACGACGAGGAGCTGGACACAGATGAGAAGTGCACCATTTGTCTGTCCATGCTGGAAGACGGAGAGGATGTCag GAGATTACCCTGCATGCACCTCTTCCACCAGGCGTGCGTGGATCAGTGGCTGGCCACTAGCAGGAAGTGTCCCATCTGCAGAGTGGACATTGAGACCCAGCTGACCCCGGAGAGTTGA
- the rnf165b gene encoding E3 ubiquitin-protein ligase RNF165 isoform X1, whose translation MHHFPRNNASTQVVVHEIRNYPYPQLHLLALQSLNPSRHASAVRESYEELLQLEDRLGSVNRGAVQAIIERFTFPHKYKKRIPQDLKMCLDDEELDTDEKCTICLSMLEDGEDVRRLPCMHLFHQACVDQWLATSRKCPICRVDIETQLTPES comes from the exons ATGCACCACTTCCCCAGAAACAATGCCTCAACGCAAGTG GTCGTCCATGAGATCAGAAACTACCCGTATCCCCAGCTGCACTTGCTGGCTCTGCAAAGTCTCAACCCTTCCCGCCACGCCTCTGCTGTCAGAGAGAGCTACGAG gAGCTTCTGCAGCTGGAGGATAGACTGGGCAGCGTGAACCGTGGAGCGGTCCAAGCCATCATTGAGAGATTCACCTTCCCCCACAAGTACAAGAAG AGAATACCCCAGGACCTGAAGATGTGTCTGGACGACGAGGAGCTGGACACAGATGAGAAGTGCACCATTTGTCTGTCCATGCTGGAAGACGGAGAGGATGTCag GAGATTACCCTGCATGCACCTCTTCCACCAGGCGTGCGTGGATCAGTGGCTGGCCACTAGCAGGAAGTGTCCCATCTGCAGAGTGGACATTGAGACCCAGCTGACCCCGGAGAGTTGA
- the LOC108233782 gene encoding ATP synthase subunit alpha, mitochondrial-like, which produces MLSVRVAAALARSLPRRAGFVSKTLPAACVGVNHLHTHRPWLQKTGTAEVSSILEEKIMGADTSADLEETGRVLSIGDGIARVYGLRNVQAEEMVEFSSGLKGMSLNLEPDNVGVVVFGNDKLIKEGDIVKRTGAIVDVPVGEELLGRVVDALGNAIDGKGPLGSKTRRRVGLKAPGIIPRISVREPMQTGIKAVDSLVPIGRGQRELIIGDRQTGKTAIAIDTIINQKRFNDGTDEKKKLYCIYVAIGQKRSTVAQLVKRLTDADAMKYTIVVSATASDAAPLQYLAPYSGCSMGEYFRDNGKHALIIYDDLSKQAVAYRQMSLLLRRPPGREAYPGDVFYLHSRLLERAAKMNDNFGGGSLTALPVIETQAGDVSAYIPTNVISITDGQIFLETELFYKGIRPAINVGLSVSRVGSAAQTRAMKQVAGTMKLELAQYREVAAFAQFGSDLDAATQQLLNRGVRLTELLKQGQYSPMAIEEQVAVIYAGVRGHLDKMEPSKITKFEKAFLHHILSQQQDLLSSIKADGKISEASDAKLKQVVLNFLSSFE; this is translated from the exons ATGTTATCCGTGAGAGTTGCAGCAGCTTTGGCCCGAAGCCTGCCGAGAAGAGCCGGATTT GTGTCCAAGACGCTCCCGGCTGCCTGTGTTGGGGTCAaccacctccacacacacagaccatgGCTACAGAAGACAG GCACGGCTGAGGTGTCCTCAATCCTGGAGGAGAAAATCATGGGTGCTGACACCTCTGCCGACCTGGAGGAGACGGGACGCGTGCTGTCCATTGGTGACGGTATCGCCAGAGTCTACGGCTTGAGGAACGTTCAGGCTGAAGAGATGGTGGAATTCTCCTCTGGTCTCAAA GGCATGTCTCTGAACTTGGAGCCTGACAACGTCGGCGTCGTGGTGTTTGGTAACGACAAGCTGATCAAGGAGGGCGACATTGTGAAGAGAACCGGTGCCATTGTGGATGTTCCTGTGGGCGAGGAGCTGCTCGGCCGCGTGGTGGACGCTCTGGGAAACGCCATCGACGGAAAG GGTCCTCTGGGCTCCAAGACCCGCAGGCGTGTGGGTCTGAAGGCCCCTGGTATCATCCCTCGTATTTCTGTGAGGGAGCCCATGCAGACTGGAATCAAGGCTGTGGACAGTCTGGTGCCCATCGGCCGAGGCCAGCGTGAGCTGATCATTGGTGACAGGCAGACTGG CAAAACTGCCATCGCCATCGACACAATTATCAACCAGAAGCGCTTCAACGACGGCACTGATGAGAAGAAGAAGCTCTACTGCATCTACGTCGCCATCGGGCAGAAGAGGTCCACCGTGGCTCAGCTGGTGAAGAGGCTGACTGATGCCGATGCCATGAAGTACACCATTGTGGTCTCTGCCACTGCCTCCGACGCCGCTCCTCTGCAGTACCTGGCCCCCTACTCTGGCTGCTCCATGGGAGAGTACTTCAGAGACAACGGCAAGCACGCCCTGATCATCTATGATGATCTGTCTAAGCAG GCTGTTGCCTACCGTCAGATGTCCCTGCTGCTGCGGCGTCCTCCTGGTCGCGAGGCCTACCCAGGCGACGTCTTCTACCTTCACTCCCGTCTGCTGGAGAGAGCTGCCAAGATGAACGATAACTTCGGAGGTGGCTCCCTCACCGCCCTGCCCGTCATCGAGACTCAGGCCGGAGACGTGTCTGCCTACATCCCCACAAACGTCATCTCCATCACAGACGGACAG ATCTTCTTGGAGACCGAGCTGTTCTACAAAGGTATCCGCCCAGCAATTAATGTGGGTCTGTCTGTGTCCAGAGTGGGCTCTGCTGCTCAGACCAGAGCCATGAAGCAG GTGGCCGGTACCATGAAGCTGGAGTTGGCTCAGTACCGTGAGGTGGCTGCCTTTGCCCAGTTTGGTTCTGATCTGGATGCTGCCACCCAGCAGCTCCTTAACAGAGGCGTCAGGCTCACCGAGCTGCTGAAGCAGGGACAGTACT CTCCCATGGCCATCGAGGAGCAGGTAGCAGTCATCTACGCCGGTGTCAGAGGTCACCTGGACAAGATGGAGCCCAGCAAAATCACAAAGTTCGAGAAGGCTTTCCTGCATCACATTCTCAGCCAGCAGCAGGACCTGCTCTCCTCCATCAA GGCTGATGGTAAGATTTCCGAGGCATCAGATGCTAAACTGAAGCAGGTTGTGCTGAACTTCCTGTCCAGTTTTGAGTAA
- the LOC108233558 gene encoding phospholipid phosphatase 1, with protein sequence MFESSGVLFILLDVACLVLVGLPFCILTHQHKPFKRGFFCNDESIRYPLKDDTISYQLLGGVMIPFCLIVMFCGELLSVYLSRIKNQSLGKKYLSCLYKAVGSYLFGAAASQSLTDIAKYSIGRLRPHFLAVCKPAWERINCKTGTYIENFTCTEVESLVDEARVSFSSGHSSFSMYCMLFLALYLQARMRSKWSRLLRPTIQFFLIATAVYVGLTRVSDYKHHWSDVLTGLLQGGVVAVLTVFCVSNFFAQPVKPVVSQQEEVEHNLQETPSSGNHYGSTD encoded by the exons ATGTTTGAATCCTCCGGAGTCCTGTTTATCCTGCTGGACGTCGCCTGCCTCGTCCTGG TGGGACTTCCTTTCTGCATCCTCACCCACCAGCACAAGCCTTTCAAACGGGGTTTCTTCTGCAACGACGAGTCCATCAGGTACCCTCTGAAAGACGACACCATCTCCTACCAGCTGCTGGGAGGAGTCATGATCCCGTTCTGCCTGATCGTT ATGTTTTGCGGAGAGCTTCTTTCAGTTTACCTGTCTCGAATCAAGAACCAGTCCTTGGGGAAGAAGTACCTGTCGTGCCTCTATAAAGCCGTGGGGAGCTACTTGTTCGGCGCTGCAGCCAGCCAGTCCCTGACTGACATCGCTAAATACTCCATCGGCCGCCTGCGGCCGCACTTCCTGGCCGTGTGCAAGCCGGCGTGGGAGCGGATCAACTGCAAGACGGGCACTTACATCGAGAACTTCACCTGCACCGAAGTCGAGTCTCTGGTAGATGAGGCCAG agTGTCCTTCTCCTCTGGTCACTCCTCCTTCTCTATGTACTGCATGCTGTTCCTTGCT CTGTACCTTCAAGCCCGCATGAGGTCCAAATGGAGCAGGCTCCTTCGTCCCACCATACAGTTCTTCCTCATAGCCACCGCGGTGTACGTGGGCCTCACCCGGGTGTCGGACTACAAGCATCACTGGAGTGACGTGCTTACCGGCCTCCTGCAGGGGGGTGTAGTGGCTGTTCTCACT gtgttttgtgtttccaatTTCTTTGCGCAGCCGGTGAAACCAGTGGTCTCGCAGCAGGAAGAGGTGGAACACAATCTACAGGAAACGCCCAGCAGCGGTAACCACTACGGCAGCACCGACTGA